A single region of the Vagococcus teuberi genome encodes:
- a CDS encoding prenyltransferase, with product MNFKVFAELIELKAKAASVFPFIMGFLYSWYHYQQIKPLYMLLFFISMLLFNMAVDILDNYMDYHNATDVHDYKEETNIIGRENLSLTLVRNMMIGLIVSSAIIGVYLASQTSWVILWLGMFSYFIGITYSAGPKPLSSLPVGEVTSGVTMGIVIPLICVYLNVFDILPFDGQFIIQVAILSLPTALAISNLMLANNTCDVEEDVLNNRHTLVYYIGKKRAVSLFKLLVILSFVFATLGVVLNIVPITLLGIWLIFPKIWKNTMIYSKEQIKTKTFPLAIKNLGMIAITQVVLFFVGLWF from the coding sequence ATGAATTTTAAAGTATTTGCCGAATTAATCGAACTTAAAGCAAAAGCTGCGAGTGTTTTCCCGTTTATTATGGGATTTTTATATTCATGGTACCATTATCAACAAATCAAACCATTATATATGCTCTTATTTTTCATCTCAATGTTATTATTTAATATGGCTGTCGATATATTAGATAACTACATGGACTATCATAATGCGACTGATGTGCACGACTATAAAGAAGAAACCAATATTATCGGGCGAGAAAATTTATCACTCACTCTTGTAAGAAATATGATGATTGGGTTGATTGTCTCTTCTGCTATTATTGGTGTATATCTTGCGTCTCAAACAAGCTGGGTCATTTTATGGTTAGGAATGTTTAGTTATTTCATTGGGATTACCTATTCAGCTGGACCAAAACCACTTTCTAGCCTTCCGGTTGGTGAAGTGACTTCTGGTGTGACAATGGGGATTGTGATTCCTTTAATCTGTGTTTACTTGAACGTATTTGATATTTTACCATTTGATGGTCAGTTTATCATTCAAGTAGCGATTTTATCACTACCAACTGCTCTAGCCATTTCAAATCTTATGTTAGCTAATAATACATGCGATGTGGAAGAAGACGTTTTAAACAACAGACACACACTTGTATACTATATCGGAAAAAAACGAGCTGTGTCACTATTTAAATTACTCGTGATTTTATCATTTGTATTTGCCACGCTTGGTGTGGTGTTAAATATCGTGCCCATCACGTTACTTGGTATTTGGTTAATTTTTCCGAAGATTTGGAAAAATACTATGATTTATTCGAAAGAACAAATCAAAACAAAAACATTTCCACTAGCCATTAAAAATTTAGGTATGATAGCCATCACACAAGTAGTTTTATTCTTTGTCGGTTTATGGTTTTAA
- a CDS encoding polyprenyl synthetase family protein: MTVHPLWEMYPTIQKELIETKRVMEKSVKIRNKEITETLQLFFDAGGKLLRPAYFLLFSKFGTIESDKKRYRMAASLEILHVATLVHDDIIDDSPVRRSMPSVQALYGQDIAVYTGDFLFTVYFHLLANATNDLKTISLNAQSMKRILVGELDQMNLRYNTNITVKQYFQHIKGKTAQLFEFSCYEGAHYSHAPKTVQLQAKRIGYNIGMAFQIMDDILDYKSTQEDMQKPVFEDMKNGYYTLPLILAMNENREAFLPYLEKKTELSNQEMKEVQQLIEKYKGIEKAEMIAERFTNKALTSIKKLPDIAEKDILYHVTEVLLDRNN; the protein is encoded by the coding sequence ATGACTGTTCATCCACTGTGGGAGATGTATCCTACTATCCAAAAAGAATTGATTGAAACCAAGCGTGTCATGGAAAAGTCAGTTAAAATTCGAAATAAAGAAATCACGGAAACATTGCAATTATTTTTTGATGCTGGTGGAAAATTATTACGTCCAGCATATTTTTTATTATTTTCAAAATTTGGTACGATAGAATCAGATAAGAAACGTTACCGTATGGCAGCCTCGCTTGAAATATTGCACGTTGCAACGCTTGTTCACGATGATATTATCGATGATTCACCTGTACGTCGCTCAATGCCGTCAGTGCAAGCTCTATATGGACAAGATATCGCAGTTTATACGGGAGATTTTTTATTTACAGTGTACTTTCATTTATTGGCAAATGCGACAAATGATTTAAAAACAATTTCATTAAATGCCCAAAGTATGAAGCGAATTTTAGTGGGAGAACTGGACCAAATGAATTTACGGTATAATACAAATATTACGGTCAAACAATATTTTCAACATATAAAAGGAAAAACGGCTCAGTTATTTGAATTTTCTTGTTATGAGGGAGCGCATTATTCGCATGCACCAAAGACAGTACAACTTCAAGCAAAACGAATCGGCTATAATATTGGGATGGCGTTTCAGATTATGGATGATATTCTTGATTATAAATCGACACAAGAAGACATGCAAAAACCAGTCTTTGAAGATATGAAGAACGGGTACTATACATTACCGCTTATTTTAGCGATGAATGAAAATCGTGAGGCTTTTTTACCTTATCTAGAGAAAAAGACAGAGTTGTCTAATCAAGAGATGAAAGAAGTACAGCAACTAATCGAAAAATATAAAGGCATAGAAAAAGCTGAGATGATTGCAGAGCGTTTCACTAATAAAGCCCTAACAAGCATAAAAAAATTACCAGATATTGCAGAAAAAGATATTTTGTATCATGTAACAGAAGTACTTTTAGATAGAAATAATTAA
- the lrgB gene encoding antiholin-like protein LrgB has protein sequence MTPYIGIVISFVAFGVGTFLFKKTNGFFLFTPLFVAMILGVIILKATGINYEQYNQGGTVISFFLEPATIAFAIPLYKKRDLLQKYWLEIVAAITIGSAVSVTSIVAVGKLIRMHPQMMVSLLPQAATTAIAVPISESMNGIVSLTAFAVIFNAVIIYATGKMALKFFHINNPIAKGLALGSAGHALGVSVGIELGETEAAMASISMILVGVITVIVVPLSANLLRLT, from the coding sequence ATGACCCCATATATCGGTATTGTTATTTCATTCGTCGCATTTGGTGTTGGGACATTTTTATTCAAAAAAACAAATGGCTTTTTCTTATTCACACCACTATTTGTTGCTATGATTTTAGGTGTCATCATCTTAAAAGCTACTGGTATCAACTACGAACAATATAATCAAGGTGGAACAGTCATCAGTTTCTTCTTAGAACCTGCAACCATTGCCTTTGCTATTCCTCTATACAAAAAAAGAGATTTACTACAAAAATATTGGTTAGAAATAGTTGCTGCGATTACCATTGGATCTGCTGTCTCTGTCACAAGTATTGTCGCTGTTGGAAAACTAATCCGTATGCATCCTCAAATGATGGTTTCTCTATTACCACAAGCGGCAACAACAGCGATTGCAGTTCCTATCTCTGAATCAATGAATGGAATTGTTTCTTTAACTGCCTTTGCTGTCATCTTCAATGCTGTTATCATTTACGCAACTGGAAAAATGGCGTTAAAATTCTTCCACATCAATAACCCTATTGCTAAAGGTTTAGCACTTGGTTCTGCTGGTCATGCTTTAGGTGTATCTGTTGGGATTGAACTAGGTGAAACAGAAGCAGCCATGGCAAGTATTTCTATGATTCTAGTGGGAGTCATTACGGTCATCGTCGTTCCTCTTTCAGCAAATTTATTACGATTAACTTAA
- the lrgA gene encoding antiholin-like murein hydrolase modulator LrgA, with amino-acid sequence MEKKVYSFLHQAFIFAAIMLISKGIAYVLPIPMPASVVGLILLFVALSTNIVKLEQVEGLGTSLTGIISFLFVPSGISLYNSLDILKVYGVPIFAVIFIATFVILAVTGWSASYLLGVKEKSGAKERKLAFLKKQQLEEVQR; translated from the coding sequence ATGGAAAAAAAAGTTTATTCATTCTTACACCAAGCATTTATTTTTGCAGCAATTATGCTCATTTCTAAAGGGATTGCCTATGTATTACCTATCCCTATGCCAGCTTCAGTTGTTGGGTTGATTCTTTTATTCGTAGCCTTAAGTACAAACATCGTGAAACTAGAGCAAGTTGAAGGTTTAGGAACAAGTTTAACTGGTATTATCTCTTTCCTATTTGTTCCTTCTGGTATCTCTTTATACAACTCATTAGACATTTTAAAAGTTTATGGTGTGCCAATTTTTGCAGTCATTTTTATCGCAACTTTTGTCATCCTAGCAGTTACTGGATGGAGCGCATCCTACCTATTAGGAGTTAAAGAAAAATCTGGTGCTAAAGAAAGAAAACTAGCCTTTCTTAAAAAACAACAATTAGAGGAGGTACAAAGATAA
- a CDS encoding LytR/AlgR family response regulator transcription factor codes for MHVLLVDDEPLARDELTYLVTQHPIITSTAEADSVEEAMEKIMDKKPDIIFLDIHLTDESGFDLANKLKKLKKPPYLIFATAYDDYALKAFKVNAMDYILKPFDEVVVHEALDKAISIIKPTEVPVKKATDSIDAIPIQGEDRIFLVHPKDIYLVSVEDKELSVHTEKETYQTSGSLSKIERRLTMDFFVKTHRSFILNTTKIQEIQPWFNNTLQVTLDNGLKVPVSRSYVKPFKRR; via the coding sequence ATACATGTTTTACTTGTTGATGATGAACCTTTAGCTCGTGACGAACTAACCTATTTAGTGACACAACATCCAATCATCACTTCAACTGCTGAAGCTGATTCTGTCGAAGAAGCCATGGAAAAAATCATGGATAAAAAGCCCGACATTATTTTTTTAGATATTCATTTAACTGATGAAAGTGGATTTGATTTAGCGAATAAACTAAAAAAATTGAAAAAACCACCTTATCTTATTTTTGCCACAGCCTATGATGATTATGCACTAAAAGCCTTTAAGGTAAATGCCATGGACTATATTTTAAAACCCTTTGATGAAGTGGTTGTCCACGAAGCATTAGATAAAGCAATCTCAATCATCAAACCCACAGAAGTACCTGTAAAAAAAGCGACTGATTCAATAGATGCGATTCCCATTCAAGGAGAAGACCGAATTTTTCTCGTTCATCCTAAAGATATCTATTTAGTCTCTGTCGAAGATAAAGAGTTAAGTGTTCACACTGAAAAAGAAACGTACCAAACAAGTGGTAGTTTAAGTAAAATTGAAAGACGTTTGACGATGGATTTCTTTGTCAAAACGCATCGAAGTTTCATCTTAAATACTACAAAAATCCAAGAAATACAACCTTGGTTTAACAATACACTACAAGTCACGCTAGATAATGGATTAAAAGTGCCTGTCAGCAGATCCTACGTTAAACCATTCAAAAGAAGATGA
- a CDS encoding sensor histidine kinase, producing MVELFILMMERVGLIILLAFLLVNVPYFKKLLLSRNSYQSKLQLAIIFSLFAIISNFTGIEIKDNQIVPSSILTNLHDNVSIANTRTLAIGVSGIVAGPFVGGMVGIIAGTHRFIQGSNYSWFYIPSSILVGILSGWLGKKMTKKGKFPSPTQAALIGALMESVQMLFIMLFSGGSIQQGLNLVSFIALPMIILNSTGTFIFLSILTTTLQQEEQAKAVQTHDVLELAAATLPYFREGLNEHSAQKVATIIQHYTKVSAISLTDSHRILAHYGAGSDHHIPELEVITELSRDVLKNGKLSIVHHKEHIGCSNPSCPLEAAIVIPLFVHKKIVGTLKMYFTDANQLTHVEEQLAQGLGTIFSSQIELGEAEVQSKLLKEAEIKSLQAQVNPHFFFNAINTISALMRKDSDKARTLLLQLSTYFRGNLQGARQTLIPLKQELAQVDAYLSLEQARFPNRYSVTFDIEDDITHFVVPPYAVQILIENTIKHAFGARKENNHAYVSIYKEQEQLIISVADNGLGIPEDRLLQLGKEPVSSKKGTGTALENLSKRMTNLFGGQASFDVKNNSGDGATFTLTIPLIEANGVNTLI from the coding sequence ATGGTCGAATTATTTATCCTAATGATGGAGCGTGTTGGATTAATTATCCTCTTAGCTTTCTTATTAGTAAATGTCCCCTACTTTAAAAAATTATTACTAAGCCGGAACTCCTATCAATCAAAGTTACAACTTGCTATTATTTTTAGTTTATTTGCTATTATCTCAAATTTCACCGGAATCGAAATTAAAGATAATCAAATCGTTCCAAGTAGTATCCTAACCAACCTACATGACAATGTATCCATTGCAAATACTAGAACTTTGGCTATCGGTGTTTCTGGTATTGTCGCTGGACCCTTTGTTGGTGGGATGGTCGGGATAATTGCTGGAACTCATCGTTTCATTCAAGGAAGTAATTATAGCTGGTTCTACATCCCTTCTTCTATCTTAGTTGGTATATTATCTGGCTGGCTAGGTAAAAAAATGACGAAAAAAGGAAAATTCCCTTCGCCTACTCAAGCTGCTTTGATTGGAGCATTGATGGAAAGTGTCCAGATGCTTTTTATCATGTTATTTAGTGGTGGTAGTATTCAACAAGGCCTTAACTTAGTTAGTTTCATTGCGCTACCTATGATTATTCTAAATAGTACGGGAACCTTTATATTCTTATCTATCTTAACTACTACTTTGCAACAAGAGGAACAAGCCAAAGCTGTTCAAACACATGATGTTCTAGAACTAGCTGCTGCCACTCTTCCCTATTTTAGAGAAGGTTTAAACGAGCATTCAGCTCAAAAAGTCGCAACTATTATTCAGCACTATACAAAAGTGAGTGCTATTAGTTTGACAGATAGTCACCGAATACTCGCTCATTATGGTGCGGGAAGTGATCATCATATCCCCGAATTAGAAGTTATTACAGAGTTATCTCGTGATGTTTTAAAAAATGGAAAGCTCTCCATCGTGCATCATAAAGAACATATTGGTTGCTCGAATCCAAGCTGCCCTTTAGAAGCAGCTATCGTGATTCCTTTGTTTGTTCATAAAAAAATTGTCGGCACACTTAAAATGTATTTCACTGACGCCAATCAACTCACACATGTTGAAGAACAATTAGCACAAGGTTTAGGAACTATTTTTTCTTCGCAAATTGAACTAGGTGAAGCAGAAGTTCAATCTAAGTTGCTAAAAGAAGCTGAAATCAAATCATTACAAGCACAAGTTAACCCACACTTTTTCTTTAATGCCATTAATACCATTTCAGCTCTAATGAGAAAAGACAGTGACAAAGCCAGAACATTATTATTACAACTCAGTACTTATTTTAGAGGGAACTTACAAGGTGCCAGACAAACCTTGATTCCTTTAAAACAAGAATTAGCTCAAGTTGATGCTTATCTTTCTTTGGAACAAGCACGATTTCCAAATAGATATTCTGTCACGTTTGACATCGAAGACGACATCACACATTTTGTCGTGCCACCTTACGCCGTACAGATACTAATAGAAAATACCATTAAGCATGCTTTTGGAGCTAGAAAAGAAAATAATCATGCCTATGTTTCTATTTATAAAGAACAAGAACAATTAATTATTTCTGTGGCAGATAATGGGCTAGGCATTCCTGAAGACAGGTTGCTACAATTAGGAAAAGAACCTGTTTCGTCTAAAAAAGGAACCGGTACGGCTCTAGAAAACTTATCAAAACGAATGACTAACTTGTTTGGTGGTCAAGCTAGTTTTGATGTTAAAAATAATTCAGGAGATGGCGCAACCTTCACCTTAACCATACCACTGATTGAAGCAAATGGTGTAAATACTTTAATATAA
- the lepB gene encoding signal peptidase I — MTKPTWIKDLIWYVVLIIALVLLRVFVFTPVTVSGESMMPTLVDGERNIALKMGDTKRFDIVSLVATDDPSKNYVKRVIGMPGDTVEYKDDVLYINGKKMDEPYLNEKKAELKKTNPDDVLTYDFTLESLTGEKTVPENSYFVMGDNRQNSKDSRFPEVGFIPKENIIGKSKIAFWPPSKWGMVK; from the coding sequence ATGACAAAACCAACATGGATTAAAGACTTAATTTGGTATGTCGTCTTAATCATTGCATTAGTGTTATTACGAGTATTTGTATTTACGCCAGTCACAGTAAGTGGGGAATCAATGATGCCAACACTTGTTGATGGTGAAAGAAATATCGCATTAAAAATGGGCGATACTAAACGGTTTGATATTGTCTCACTGGTTGCAACAGATGACCCATCTAAAAATTATGTCAAACGTGTAATCGGTATGCCTGGTGACACGGTAGAATACAAAGATGACGTGCTTTATATTAACGGTAAAAAAATGGATGAGCCTTATTTAAATGAGAAAAAAGCTGAACTGAAAAAAACAAACCCTGATGACGTCTTAACTTATGACTTTACTTTAGAGTCATTAACTGGAGAGAAAACTGTTCCTGAAAATAGTTACTTTGTTATGGGGGACAATCGTCAAAACTCAAAAGATAGTCGATTCCCAGAAGTTGGGTTTATTCCTAAAGAAAATATTATCGGAAAATCCAAAATTGCTTTTTGGCCACCAAGTAAATGGGGTATGGTTAAATAA
- a CDS encoding MerR family transcriptional regulator produces MKGGVFIYSITELAKLSGVTTRTLRYYDSIDLLKPTHIKENGYRYYSEKELDRLQQILFYKQFNFSLDEIKSILSDDSDCIIESLSNHFDKLLEQKKQLDRLILSLDKTIKYYKGELNMTNDEKFEAFKQQQIKTNQEKYGEELLQKYDTKEIETYESNWMNLSQNDFNDSQEAEQRLFNSLNQLEQEEITDVSHPLAEEAFLAHKKWLSITSPFYSSVYHQQMLDMYLADERFTSYYTKHISKNSLVFLKEIVYYYTLNK; encoded by the coding sequence ATGAAAGGAGGAGTTTTTATTTATTCTATAACTGAATTAGCTAAACTATCAGGTGTTACTACAAGAACATTACGCTACTACGATAGCATAGATTTATTAAAACCCACACATATTAAAGAAAACGGGTATCGTTATTATAGTGAAAAAGAGCTTGATCGACTACAACAGATACTTTTTTATAAACAATTTAATTTTTCCTTAGACGAAATAAAATCTATATTATCAGATGATAGTGATTGCATCATTGAGTCTTTATCTAACCACTTTGATAAATTATTAGAACAGAAAAAACAGTTAGACAGACTTATCCTTTCATTAGATAAAACAATTAAGTACTACAAAGGAGAACTCAACATGACTAATGACGAAAAATTTGAAGCGTTCAAACAACAACAAATAAAAACGAATCAAGAAAAATACGGAGAGGAACTACTTCAAAAATACGATACAAAAGAAATAGAGACGTATGAATCTAATTGGATGAACCTATCACAGAATGATTTCAACGACTCACAAGAGGCTGAACAACGTTTATTTAACTCATTAAATCAATTAGAGCAAGAAGAAATCACAGACGTCTCCCATCCTTTAGCCGAAGAAGCCTTTCTTGCTCATAAAAAATGGTTATCGATTACGAGTCCATTTTATTCATCTGTTTATCATCAACAGATGTTGGATATGTATTTAGCTGATGAGCGTTTTACGTCTTATTATACTAAACATATTTCAAAAAACAGTTTAGTATTCTTGAAAGAAATTGTCTATTACTATACATTAAATAAATGA